A window from Rana temporaria chromosome 8, aRanTem1.1, whole genome shotgun sequence encodes these proteins:
- the LOC120910159 gene encoding zinc finger protein 629-like, giving the protein MENQPPLTSPDGSSNGNPPERCPRPLDSTQESHIISHRVKEEIKEEDEVGVMEDSSGHKDPFKHIMMERFSDTNCRSLIPGHFQGEEPINIKVEIKEEEETYVGGDQPPMEEVGMIMKSEQEEMSLFIDINGCDVRNSSERHLLLSADCKSEDIVITQDPPGGNPNTQNIHHRPSCPETSMDPSDQGESSHQSHTMIKANVCLSFHTADRSVDPSNSKESSSPHEGDHRGGSLYSCLGCGKSFRTKSELQIHLRSHTSVTFNCSECGKSFKKESELLTHQRIHTYSCSECGKPFSKKRNLIRHMKSHSSERLFPCSECEKCFTRKDNLLRHETTHTDQI; this is encoded by the exons atggagaatcagccgcccctcacatcaccgg atggatccagtaatgggaacccaccagagagatgtccccgtcctttaGATTCCACCCAGGAAAGCCACATAATCTCACATAGggttaaagaagaaataaaagaggaggatgaggttgGTGTGATGGAGGACTCTTCAGGACACAAAGATCCCTTCAAGCACATCATGATGGAGCGATTTAGTGACACAAACTGCAGAAGCCTGATACCAGGTCACTTTCAG ggtgaagaaccgATTAATATAAAAGTTgagattaaagaggaagaagagacgtatgtggggggtgatcagccgCCCATGGAGGAGGTTGGGATGATTATGAAGAGTGAACAGGAAGAAATGTCTCTATTTATCGACATAA ATGGATGTGATGTGAGGAATTCCTCGGAGAGACATCTTCTATTATCTGCTGATTGTAAGTCAGAAGATATTGTCATCACACAGGATCCTCCAGGAGGAAatccaaatacacaaaatatacatcaCAGACCTTCCTGTCCGGAGACATCAATGGATCCCTCTGATCAGGGGGAATCTTCTCATCAATCACATACTATGATAAAAGCAAATGTCTGTTTAAGCTTCCACACTGCAGACAGATCCGTAGATCCATCTAATTCCAAGGAATCTTCCTCGCCCCATGAAGGAGATCACAGGGGTGGGAGTCTATACTCATGTTTGGGATGTGGGAAATCCTTCAGGACAAAATCTGAACTTCAAATACATCTCAGATCTCACACCAGTGTAACTTTTAATTGTTCGGAATGTGGGAAATCTTTTAAAAAGGAAAGCGAACTACTTACCCATCAGAGGATTCAcacctattcatgttcagagtgcgggaagccTTTTTCTAAGAAAAGAAACCTTATTAGACATATGAAAAGTCACTCAAGCGAGCGTCTCTTTCCATGTTCAGAATGCGAGAAATGTTTTACACGTAAAGATAATCTACTTAGACATGAGACTACGCATACTGACCAAATCTGA